The window AAAAGATTCAATTATCAAAATAAGACCGCAATAAATTAGAaagtctttttaaaatatagtcaTGCAAGTGTCCAAACTAAAAATTGTCtcatttttataacttgaaGATGAATTCAACAATcttaaagataataatttaaacaCAATGAGTCCAAGAGTTTATGTTCAAGATGCAATTGTAGGCTGTAATTTATTTGGATGGATTATATAGTTTTTGAACTAAAGAACTATTCTTgaaatattttaggtcaatttttAGGTTTTCCAGGTTATTATAATGGTAAAtggagttttaattttaatggaaATTTAATGTAAGTGGGAATTCATATCTAAGTGGAAATTAATTCATAGTGAGATGTTTAAAATGAAGCTTAGCCtataatagtataaactttgtagTTTTGAGGCAAATTGAGTCTAATGAAACtttgagttttttttccttgtgtgaGAATTTATCTTAATTCATGGACAAATAACTAAATCAAGACAACTTGTAGTGATTAAATTGATGACTTATCACTTATCTTTTCACATTGCGATGTCAATATTCTtctctaaaagaaaattaaatcaatttctaAGACTGAAATCTTTAAGGCAATTCGTCtcgttttcttgttttttattattttgttaataattaaccTCCATTTGAAAACTTGGTTGGTCACATTTAATAAAGTCTCTCttttcaatcatgtttttttatatgcaaAACTCAAAATCTAAGATATTGCTTAAAGAAATTGAATCTAATACCATTTAAATCAAATACTTGTTATAGGAACCCATTCTCTTTGATAAGAAAGTTTTAATGAtaacttgtatttaaaaaatattcttaagaaTGTTAGATTgtaaagattaaatttaaaattattcatagtAACCatgcaagttaaaaaaaaattaacatagatTCTTAAGAAACTTAGAAGAATTTCCTACCAAACATATCCTAAAAGTTGTGTATGAAAGGGTAGAAATTTCAtactataataataatctaatatatttatcttaaaactTTAGCTCAAAttacatgagaaaaaaaatttagctCAGTTAGTTAAACAATAATATGAGTCGTTATAAATCTTTAATACTTGACTTTAATTATTCcagataaaaaaatgacaaaaaaattgaagaaaaaaattttcattttttcaaggaaaaatgataaagttaataaccttaaaaacatttatttttcctattccaaaataaaactaaaaaaaaaaagagaatttcaaataaaaataataaaggagAATATACAGAATTTTTGTAGGAGttgaaaataaacaatattatcatcataataataataacgacGCAAAATAAAGTTTGCAAAAAATGAGAGATTTATgacattttaatttctgtttcatAGGACAATACTCACTGTTTTTAGtgcaatgaaaaatttaaacttgtgccgttctttgaaaataattgtgAGTTATTCACTCTCTTTTTTAACGcagttttttttggattttttttaaaagaagttaGTCActgttattcttaaaaaaaaaagttagtcactcttctaattataaaaaaaaaatacttcgaaaatgattttgattattttgaaaacaaattgaCTAGTCAATCAATGCATGAATCAAAATTTCCCTAAGTGTAGTTATtagtaatttattaataattaagatatttgTAATTGTAACAAATTTAAAGAGTGAATAAATCATAATTACGATTCAAACAAAACGTATACTAGTAAGTCAATTTAATTTAGCTACGAAAAGAATATTctgttttatataaaatttttaaaaagacaaataaaattattaaagtacATAATTCAAATTTGTAATGATTAGTTATTCAACATCCAATGTTCCCAAAAAAGGTTATTAAGTAGGGATTTCAACTAAAGGAATAATTCCAtctgaaatttattaaatggggatattttttaaattaattccaaAAATAGAGATAATTCATAggattttttattagatatgaaatcttaaaaacattcacaactttgttttttttatattaaagtcataaaaaatctaaccactttgttttttttaattatttatataaagtcATAAATACTGAATcactttaaaatcattttaattataattttatatttttattatctttattttataattttatattttatgttattgtgTTTCTACTATCCTATTTTTTGTCATATAGTTATGCATGATAAGTGTATGGtagaagtttatttttattttatattttttatattttttttgtaaattattgttatttgttaaatttaaaaatgaaaaggaatctAAATAGTACaaattaatgatttaaaataattccttattcaTTCTATCTAATTATTATtggttaagaaaatattaattaaaataaataattaattgttaagaataaaaaacaaaagacattggattataaaagaattaatcattttaattataattattatttgaacgactttaaaattataaattataaaaaatattaattaaaattatttttaattttaagaaattaaacaatgaaatataaaattataattaaatcaaatttaaagttattcaaaattaattttaaaaaaattaatcacgaCTTTGAActtgtaaaaaattatgattttatataaataattttataaaaaaaaactaaaatcattaatttttcatatctttactgttaaaaaattaaatttttttatgatttcataTCCAGAAATCATAAAAATCCCTACTTATCTCAATTTGGagattaattcaaaaaatattctcatttaataaatttcaaatgaaattaCTTCTTTTTGATCGAAATTCCTATTAAACATGCAAATAATATTGAGTATAACGTGTTATTCAAACGCCAATTTTGGacatttgaatatttttgtatttacttATTCATAGAGTATTGATTAAATCCAACAAATCTGCTATCACATAGTAGAATTTAAGTTATCGTTTGACTATTAAATAAACCCCTAAGATCTGCGTTGCAAAAAGATATCATACATCATTTAATCATGGTCACCATTCATCATTATGTGAGTTATTTAAAGGAAATGTTAACTTGACGAAacaatttttacattatttatcgAAAAGTAGGCAGCATGAACAAGTAATACTAATACTTATGAAATCAACATTAATCttgcataaaaaaatgaaatcaacatTAAATCACATAATTGAGGAACTAATCAAATAGAATGTGTTCTGCATTGATTGGAGGCCCAGGTCCAGTTGAAAGGATCAACCTAAGGGGCTACTCTGACCTGGTTGGTATCCCTGTCTGCCACATCTCATATTCATCAAAAGCTTATTTAGGTATTAAAACGTCTTTTACAAGTTTTTTTCTTGCTGAATTACAACGTCTCTTTCAAGTATATCTCCCATCATGATTCTTATTGTTGTCAAAAAGCAAACTCAGTCACCAACTTATTTGTTAATTCGGAACATATCAAAATGTAACAGAAATACAGAATAATACAAACAAAGGAACTTAAAATAATTAGGTTTAATGTATTAGTAGATCTTTAAAGTATTTAGTTTTTAAGAATTTggtttctaaattaaaatatatatatataatgaaatttaaggacatattaatatattaaattaaatatttatttatcattatttacaGTCGTTCTTTTTCAGATTGATtcatttatttacttatattttttattctcttataaAGTATAAGaagtaaagaaaaagtaaactactcattatatttttatattaattatcagCTAATTAGGGAAGAGGCGCCTGTAGCTCAGTGGATAGAGCGTCTGTTTCCTAAGCAGAAAGTCGTAGGTTCGACCCCTACCTGGCGCGTTCTTACCATTTTTGATATGTTACTATGATTTTAATTCTGTTGAGCTACTAATGAATTAGAGAAAAAGGGATAGaattatttagttaattttgtagGGAAGGTTTTATCTATGTCTTAGCTCTGAATTGAATCATGGTCTCGTACTGGACTTTGCAATTTCcatgcattactttccttaatgtaatatttttccaTGTTAAACTCAAAATAATGGGGACTAACTCTATTAAAAATGGAATGATAAAATACCCCCTCTCCCCAACACccgatttttattatttttttttttaaaaaaaaccaactGATTCAATTTTGGATTAATAAGCAGATAGATTGCTGACGTGTCATTTACACATTCTTTGGCTTAATTAATCGCAACCTTGCGATGGTGACGAATTGAACTTGGATTTCAACTTAATTGCAACTTGTTTCGTGGCACATCAATGACCTAGCTAGGCTTTCTTTTTCGTCTTGAATGTGAAAACGGTGAATATTTATGATGAATCAGCATAGAATAGTAGTATTTGGAATTCAAAGTGTACGACCAAACCATAGAAGAATAGtgtattagtattattataccAAGATGTGCCGGCGAAGTTtctccttttatccaaatcataACAAAATGTTGCAGTAGTTTTTATGGCTGGTCCTGAAATTAGAAACGTTGGAGGCTGTTGATTTGAGTTAAACTCTCTTCATGAGTAAGATTTGAGTTTAGTATTACAGtacttattttcatatttaaatatgtatttttagatttatattGTGGAtctgtcaaaataaaatatattgtggACATAGTAATTTAGTGATTAGTCCAATAAATGAGTATCAAGATATTtacactttattaattaaacaaattttatttatatatttattataaaaatacaaaaggtgaaaatttaacaaagtttaaattcaacaaaataaattaattaaaaatataatataggtCTAGTACTtgtaataaatcatattttaaataaattcaaatcatacataattaatgttatctagtttaatttatgtgtgtgtgttttttaaaaaaaaaatatgttttatataattttaattatgtaaaaaattgtgttattctatattagaaaaaatctatttaatttattttcaaatattttttcaaattgaatttaatttatttccaactaTAGAAAAACTGTGTGTTTTAGTCTCTGGTTCTACTTACAGCTCTACTTTTACATTGAtgaatttattctttaaatttttaaaaatatgatgaaaTATTAGAAATGAAAGACTAAATTCacatattttaaagtttaaaaatcaaattcattgaTAGAATAATATAGGAATATTAAGTGAATGACCCTATAGGAtggttaaaaatcaaattcacgtttgacaaaaacaaaatatactgAAAACACTTTTTTTCCCCCAAAAATCATATGtatgtataaatttatttttaaaacgttaagtgGATGACCCTATAGGATGGTTAAACAAAATGAAAgggttaatattatattatacagAAGAAAAATGTATCAACGTAGAAGAGTCATTTTGAATACTTCTCCCTCCAACAGGCAAAGCCTACCTTCCTTCCTGGTACGCGCTACACATAcacgtctctctctctctctctctctctttatccGTGTCTGCTACAACCACAATGCTGAACAATTCGCAAGATATAAACCCACCCATTTATCCCCTTCAACCCATTTCACCCCTTTCACCGTGTTTGGATTGGATCTAAGACGTTGTttttgcttcatccaaactactCAATGGGTGCCGACGAAGACTACGACTACTTGTTCAAGCTGGTCCTCATCGGAGACTCCGGCGTCGGCAAGTCCAACCTCTTGTCCCGATTCACCCGAAACGAGTTCAGCTTGGAGACCAAATCCACCATCGGCGTCGAATTCGCCACTCGAAGTGTCCCCGTTGATAGCAAGCTCGTCAAGGCACAAATCTGGGACACTGCAGGCCAAGAAaggttacattttttttttccatcaatcGTTATCTTTCGAGATATGCATGTGTGATTGTGTGATCTTTTTGTTGGATGTGACGTTCTTGCTTTGATCTTGATGATCATGAGGTCACTGATCAAGATACAGATgatccatttatttatttattttaatcgagAAATGTTAGTTGATAGGATTGTTAGTTTTCGTTAGTGGGAGGATTTAAAACCGTGACCTTTCTCCTCTTCCCTTCTTTCTTCACTACTAGACCAATCTTATATGCCTGGATTGATTTGATTGTGTTCTGTAGTACATGGTTGCTGGTTCGGGAAGATTTTCAAGATATGCAAAAAATGTAGTCTGTTCAATATGTCAGGGACTCTGTGTTTCTCTGACATGATCTGTTGTTCTAGATATATTCTAGGAAGCATAGAGTTGGATTTGGATCACATGTCTCcttatttctttatcttttcaatTGCAAAAAATAAGACATTTCCTAGAACCGGATTCAATTTTGCACAAATTCACATAATCAAGGCATTTGTAATAGTTGGGTGAAGATTAGACTGCTCACATTTCAAATGTGTTCTAAGACTGATTTACCAAGATACAATATGAGTCGTCCGATCTTTCATCCAACAAGTCCAGAATTATCAGATGTGTGAATCCGGAATGACAATGTTTTCTCAAGGCAAGGAAGATAAGTGATTTTATTTCTGCGTGTTATTAATCTTTACAAATAAAACATCTAGAGATATGAGAAATTGGCTGAAGACATGACTTCTCAAGCTTTTGGCCCTTATTTGAAAAGAAGAGAGGCAGAGTCCTCTGTCATTGACCAGTTACCCTAGAGCATGATAGTTCCAATTTGATCAAATACATAATTAAGTGGATTGTTTAGCAGTGTGGAGTGTAGTTAAATGCTACTATCATGAAATTCGATTTAATTGGATGCTTCGGTTTATTTCCATGTGCCAAAATTGCTAGAACTTGCAGAGACAACACATTAGAGTGGGAGGGATGGGAGCAAAATCAAATGCAAGGGTGTATAAAATATAGTACAcgacaaaataacaaaaatgccCTTACAGTTATTATAGTTCATCCAAAGTCTAGACTTATAAACTTGCaatgttgtatttttttccaTCGACATGGTACTTGCTTATCAGAGACTACAGAAATCATAATTCATATATGATCATTCCGGAATCCTATATTTAcaagtctaatttttttataattttttattattatatttctgattcatttttatgataattcatAGAAATTCAACTCTCCTTTTGTTTACCTAAGATATCGTGCAATTACAAGTGCATACTACCGAGGAGCCGTGGGTGCTTTGATCGTGTACGATGTAACCCGACACGTGACATTCGAGAACGTGGAGAGATGGTTGAAGGAGCTTCGGGATCACACAGAAGCATACgttgtggtcatgctggtgggAAACAAAGCAGACCTTCGACATTTGCGTGCAGTGTCCACAGAAGAAGCCACAGAATATGCGGAGAAAGAGAACATCTACTTCATGGAAACCTCTGCCCTTGAGTCCCTGAACGTAGGCAATGCTTTCGTAGAAGTGCTGACTCAGATATACAACGTTGTGAGTAGGAAGACTCTTGAGACCATGGATGATGACCCTAATTCAAAAGCCTTACCCAAAGGGGAAACCATCGTTATTGGAACCAAAGATGATGATGTCTCAGCTGTTAAAAAGAGTGGATGCTGTTCCACATAGTTTGTTTGAGAGAGAGATGCAAAAGAGTCTCTTGGTTAAGCAGTGTAACAGGATGTTTTTGTCGAttcattgttttattttgttcaatttttggTTGGTGATGTATACGATTGATTGGCCTCAACTGCTCCTTTTCAGTGGACCTGTGGTCATAATACAGGTTTTATATTCAAATCCCTGCCTTGTTCTGTATTTTTACAATTACTTACACTACACCCATAACAAATCccgttatttttcaattattatatgaCATCAATATTATTTGGACACGGTTATTGATAAACAaacaaactaaaagataaaaaaaataaagagcacACATTACCCCGGCTCTCATCGAAGTTTAACATAGCAATTCTTTGAACCCCATTTCTTTTTTGCATATTTGATAATGCTCTACGTTACCCAAAAGGATAAGGTGCATCCATGATCCATGCATCTACGaggaaaatttacttttaaaccATTTTCATCTCCCATTCTTTCCCATCCCTCCACCCCACTGCCACCAATGTGCTAGTATAGAATATGCTAGCATACGAGAATAAGAGTATGTGAAAAGTGTCTTATCCCGGAGTTGGATAATCATCACTCAGTACCTGGCGTCAGGATTttgttttaaagtaaaaaaaaaaaaaaccaaaaaagtctTTAGGAATCTCAAACAGCAACTTCgttgacaaaaattaaaaatggtttATGAAAATGGCAGACAATTGGACGGCTAAGAAAAATGACAGAGACATCTGACAATGACCCACGTGAttttacaatataaaaattgCAATGACATACTCAAGAAACAATCaacatcataaaaataattgtagGCATTATCTACTTGTTACTGTTTAATCTTTAATTGCTTACTTCTCATTATTGAACTCTTCAGAAATCTCTTGATGGAATCCTATTCTATTGTGAGGTACACACATTTTCAGTTTTCACTGTTTTCAACAACTTTGTGTGGACATCTGAATATGTAAAACATTTTTAGGAACAGAAAAAGGCCAAGCCAGTGTGTAACTAATGAATGAATGGTCTTGGCTGAATTAACAAACAAACTGCAACAAGTACAATACAACAATAAAAACGATTGGATCTCCTCTCAAACATATGCTCAAAGTACAGAAGGCATGTCTTTCAGAACAGTCAAAATAACAGTTTAGCtaggaattaaaaatatgtatatagatTCTTCTACATTCTATTGGCACGTGGTTAAAGATGGCCAAACACCAACAGAAGAACTTGGGTGTTAAAGCCTCCTATGAGCACAACAAATTTTGCTATAAATTGGGACGTTAGGTGTTGAAAATCTGCCACCTGGTAAGTTTACCTCTTCACTGATATTAGAGATGCCATCTTGTGAAAATTGATGTCAGTTCCAGAGGGACAAAGGATGCATGCACTGAATTGGTATTGAGAACCAATCTCTGTAGCAAAATGTGTTTGTCTTCGTCCTCGGAAAAGAATTCAACTTCATAACCATTCTGCACAAAGACAATTTTGTCAAAGCCATGCACATACGAAGTAAACATTGAAAAGCTCATTCCACGCATATGTGTTACGACCCACAATGTCCAGACATTTTGTACTTGGTTGCCCTTTTACgcattttggataaaaaaaaatgaaatgaaaagttTAGCATAGCATGATATTATGAATATATATTGAGAAGATAATCCAGGTACCTACTTCATTCTTTCAAGTAAATTATAGACAtggaaaatttatataattaataaaaaaattacgtgGTCTAAATTCACCATAGAGACAGATTGCACATAAACTCATTATCCTTGTAAGCATTTAACCTACCCAAAATATGCACAAACAAACAACAGTATAAAAGTCACTTACAAGTACAATAAGACAAGGGTCATCAACAAAATGCCTGGCTAACTATGCTTAAAATACAAAGTGCACCATTTTAATCAAGTAATCTACCCATGCACTTCTTTAAAAATAAGCctaattaagaaaacaaatgcAGGAGCAAACAATAAAAAGTTATACAGTTTTCTATCATCCAGCCATAAAATCTGCTCAAGTATTGTTGAAGAACCGAaggttaaaaataaacaattaagtaAAATCTGTATGCTGTTCCTTCAAAAAGTGTAGCCTCACTCATCCCTTATTTTTATGGCTTCAGAGAGACAACCATAAATAAATCTGCCAGTATGTTTCTTTCAGAAATGATCCATATTTTCGTTGACAGAACAGTACAAATTTTCGACATGCCATGCATCCCCGGCCACAGCTCTAGTGAACATAAAAAAACTGAAGAACCATGAAAAACAACATCTTGGGCTCTTCTTCGAATGCACTTTTATTACTCTCATCACCCGAAGACATATAACACAACATATATC of the Glycine max cultivar Williams 82 chromosome 13, Glycine_max_v4.0, whole genome shotgun sequence genome contains:
- the LOC100817378 gene encoding ras-related protein RABA1f, with amino-acid sequence MGADEDYDYLFKLVLIGDSGVGKSNLLSRFTRNEFSLETKSTIGVEFATRSVPVDSKLVKAQIWDTAGQERYRAITSAYYRGAVGALIVYDVTRHVTFENVERWLKELRDHTEAYVVVMLVGNKADLRHLRAVSTEEATEYAEKENIYFMETSALESLNVGNAFVEVLTQIYNVVSRKTLETMDDDPNSKALPKGETIVIGTKDDDVSAVKKSGCCST